From the genome of Sporomusa sphaeroides DSM 2875:
ATATAGGCTTTATCAACAATACTCAGGGTTTCCCTGACATTATGGTCGGTAATGAGTACGCCGATGCCGCGTTGTTTGAGATAGCTGATAATTGCCTGGATATCGGCTACCGCGATCGGGTCAACACCGGCAAAGGGCTCGTCCAACAGAATAAAACCCGGGTCGGTAGCCAGCGCTCTGGCGATTTCCACCCGCCGGCGTTCGCCGCCTGAGAGTTCGGAGCCTTTGCGCTTACGGACATGGTCAACATGAAATTCCTGCAGCAGGCTTTCCATTTTGACGTTGGCCTCATCAACAGTTAACCTGGTGGTTTCCAGGATGGCCATAATATTGTCTTCTACCGTAAGTTTGCGAAAAATGGAGGCTTCCTGCGGCAAATAGCCGATGCCGTAACGGGAACGCTGATACATTGGCATATGGGTTATTTCTTCATCATTAATAAATATCTGACCACTGCTGGGACGCTCCAGGCCGACAATCATATAGAAGGTGGTGGTCTTCCCTGCACCATTTGCGCCCAGGAGACCGACAATTTGTCCCTGGTCCACACGCAGGCTGACACCGTCGACCACATTACGGGTTTTAAAGGTTTTGATCAAGTCACGGGTTTCGATATACATATCGCCAACATCCTCACTAGCTATCTATTCGGCATTAACAAATATTACAGGCGCAATCGTTTCCCCGGTTACTGCGGGGTAATGACAAGCTGGTTGCGGCCGCCGCTGGCGTCCATGGCCTTGTCATCAAGCCGCAGGGTCAGTGTCTCTCCAACCAGAACATTGCCATCCTGGACGGCACGGGCATTGCCTGTCAGGATAACCTTGCTCTGTCCCTTGGGTTCC
Proteins encoded in this window:
- the lptB gene encoding LPS export ABC transporter ATP-binding protein, which gives rise to MYIETRDLIKTFKTRNVVDGVSLRVDQGQIVGLLGANGAGKTTTFYMIVGLERPSSGQIFINDEEITHMPMYQRSRYGIGYLPQEASIFRKLTVEDNIMAILETTRLTVDEANVKMESLLQEFHVDHVRKRKGSELSGGERRRVEIARALATDPGFILLDEPFAGVDPIAVADIQAIISYLKQRGIGVLITDHNVRETLSIVDKAYILNEGQILIDGDSDTIANSEVARKYYLGHNFSL